One genomic region from candidate division KSB1 bacterium encodes:
- a CDS encoding GxxExxY protein, protein YELKTVGKLNSEHEKQTLNYLLLLGLQHGKLINFRPASVQKRFVSTTLLPNDRYDLTIDDRQWFELDEDSMLLKELIMELLTDWGAYLETSLFYEAICHFRSGEENIVNILILSAMEPS, encoded by the coding sequence TTTATGAACTCAAGACGGTGGGTAAGCTGAACTCAGAACACGAGAAACAAACTCTTAATTATTTGCTCTTGCTCGGATTGCAACATGGAAAGCTCATTAATTTTCGACCCGCTTCTGTTCAAAAACGTTTTGTATCAACAACATTGCTTCCTAACGACAGGTACGATCTTACTATTGATGATAGGCAATGGTTTGAATTAGATGAAGATAGTATGTTGCTTAAAGAGTTGATAATGGAATTGCTAACAGATTGGGGAGCCTACCTTGAAACGAGTTTGTTTTATGAAGCAATCTGTCATTTTCGATCGGGTGAAGAGAATATTGTCAATATATTGATATTGTCCGCAATGGAACCAAGTTAG